A genomic region of Raphanus sativus cultivar WK10039 chromosome 6, ASM80110v3, whole genome shotgun sequence contains the following coding sequences:
- the LOC130496949 gene encoding peptidyl-prolyl cis-trans isomerase CYP19-1-like encodes MAGGFTININIPAGEGFTININPNSAPGGAEVGAAFGRIQPPAGKLDPLSICTNPSSQKPRECSDPSNPKVFFDMTACGKPIGRIVMELFADTTPRTAENFRALCTGEKGMGKKGKPLHYKGSVIYHRCADYMIEGGDFTNEGKGCGGESIYDSGFFEDENFIKKHTCPGMISMNNRGPDTNESNFMICLTECPELDDEHVVFGQVVEGLDVVRTISKISVRDKLSWPVVIADCGQIS; translated from the coding sequence ATGGCTGGTGGATTTACCATCAACATAAACATTCCGGCGGGTGAAGGATTTACCATTAACATTAACCCAAACTCTGCTCCAGGGGGAGCCGAGGTAGGGGCTGCCTTTGGCCGAATTCAACCTCCAGCTGGTAAACTAGATCCTCTCTCTATATGTACGAATCCCTCCTCTCAAAAGCCCCGAGAATGCTCTGATCCATCTAACCCTAAGGTTTTCTTTGATATGACGGCTTGCGGTAAACCTATTGGTCGGATCGTGATGGAGCTCTTTGCCGACACGACCCCACGGACGGCAGAGAATTTCCGCGCCCTCTGTACAGGCGAGAAAGGCATGGGGAAGAAGGGTAAGCCCCTCCATTACAAAGGATCAGTCATCTACCATAGGTGCGCCGATTATATGATTGAAGGAGGAGATTTCACTAACGAAGGGAAAGGATGCGGAGGCGAATCAATCTACGACAGTGGGTTTTTCGAGGATGAGAACTTCATCAAAAAGCACACATGTCCGGGTATGATCTCCATGAACAACCGTGGTCCTGACACCAACGAATCTAACTTTATGATCTGCTTGACGGAGTGCCCGGAACTCGACGATGAACACGTCGTGTTCGGCCAAGTTGTTGAAGGATTGGATGTGGTCAGGACCATTTCAAAGATATCTGTTAGGGACAAGCTTTCCTGGCCCGTGGTGATCGCCGACTGCGGTCAGATTTCATAG
- the LOC108829074 gene encoding uncharacterized protein LOC108829074, producing the protein MDDTLVGVMQEMSLEEDVPILLPDDDDFSTVERSHRSLLGRLLNPNCQNMGCMLRTMPKIWRIYEKVRGIALTKENFQFIFELETDLQMVLKQGFWTFEDWEMAMKRWMETPPSNYLLTAAVWIRLSNIPVNYFTIKTSDTVA; encoded by the coding sequence atggaCGATACTCTGGTAGGAGTGATGCAAGAAATGTCTCTAGAGGAAGATGTGCCAATTCTTTTACCGGACGATGATGATTTTAGCACTGTGGAGAGAAGTCATCGTAGCTTATTGGGACGTTTGCTTAATCCAAACTGTCAGAACATGGGTTGCATGTTACGCACGATGCCGAAGATCTGGAGGATTTACGAAAAGGTCCGTGGGATTGCACTGACTAAGGAGAATTTCCAGTTTATCTTTGAACTGGAAACAGATCTTCAGATGGTGTTGAAACAGGGCTTTTGGACCTTTGAGGACTGGGAAATGGCGATGAAGAGGTGGATGGAGACTCCACCAAGTAACTACTTGCTGACAGCGGCTGTATGGATTAGACTTTCCAATATACCAGTCAACTACTTTACCATCAAGACCAGTGATACGGTGGCATGA